The Pleuronectes platessa chromosome 10, fPlePla1.1, whole genome shotgun sequence genome contains a region encoding:
- the mms22l gene encoding protein MMS22-like, protein MADDFSQSLTPPVSPFAADSLCELTPSQPPCFCCSETKDDPTGALSTEGFAARGSLKRLLLHLDPAPAEYETDTVEIFGFPWVTETALVESTKVLFGLFRQKVYRLETLVQSSSHDFGQAGNLHYEAGDLRQQCVSFLQFIKVFVHRYVEPISSMDACPTHPYEELEAQFPSALLEELFGITLLIGRLKDLPANVQSAFTIQNPGKIFPPSWHSLHLHLDIHWSILEILHMLGYKMQGQVVYAHQFVNLTGENLTDSSLFEEHLCSLLCDLTGLAIGKYNKVRPTEALCSHHYLCSCTKELWVLLMHLLEYRKRVLHTQSFWSYMNLLLRPLVSGKPATEQFRGLPTHCKDPLGFTWWLVTHLAMLGQYSRNGTIQHENHLGDNWAFVEELLKLTCNPKGGLAEEQVRMHVHCSLSVCLLWDPSTSAVSTLWDYYSKNLSASFTVPWLGMSGLGTLCKTPLALLEQARSCSSPSPLHSPGHTQLYRSANSFHIFLRMLALCLAQDRAGGVPQRQIKGRIYSKFSSKKMQELSEAGLMNFLLLFLVVARQIELEDVASRACELLGFLPASCPPGHRTLVWRGQLSLLLLFQERGLDVGAQASWLASSFNETAKEFYNKTTEVSRRLALWGPLGSYLDGVSEVFETSTSLSLSEEKLLNEGFDWLLPACRQTELNSALGFLQIVLTQLRRVHQRNVQPATTFAWAPLTTSVVKERHLAVASALWLHFFPFLRSLRLSQTPPAQLADAAAGFTLLAFDLPSSAPQDLQPNPVQSIMQCFGWDDMVHPLLVTRYLPHLLQNSELVSSLSGDSGAGVSGSAQSLSVRAWFRCVLQQHLHKNPDGSDSRTGRAVEEQLCELTRLVLRLPEVDSLLQRAGLQPTATRLESNPALEMFIKAVGCVYSGLQTLPERSAMVTRALDFIGDILKHIKPSLVSKNQEGLQLTYWAVGCIVKHWSPLLATSKAQQLLFRIVDGLLLPHNLTQQDKALRDSLPMYLQGLSVASSVSQSQGAYLKQQLRSVTRRYLDHFLPASPSIGIIANHPVLLSSCEANSISRGPVLRKIILEVLCESFLQFKGYTPPARLASVLMFLLELLRRNRDSDPALLTLPLPCLLRCVMLVNEPQVKKISTDALQLVVERCAAASTEGPCDQIITVLRSFVEENEGVYDRQVYSTLETVAVLDSSVVQALIPNLSLSLRNTEHKRGLGKNIALRTAYRKLLSLLGESGQVEISSLEIA, encoded by the exons ATGGCGGACGACTTCAGTCAATCCCTCACCCCACCAGTGTCCCCCTTTGCAGCAGACAGCCTATGTGAGCTGACTCCCTCTCAGCCACCTTGCTTCTGCTGCTCTGAAACAAAGGATGACCCCACTGGAGCTCTCTCCACAGAGGGATTTGCTGCTAGAGGTTCACTGAAGCG GCTGCTGTTGCATCTCGACCCTGCCCCTGCAGAGTATGAGACAGACACGGTGGAGATTTTTGGCTTCCCCTGGGTAACGGAGACAGCACTGGTAGAATCTACAAAGGTTCTCTTTGGTCTGTTCAG ACAAAAGGTTTACAGGTTGGAGACCTTGGTGCAGTCTAGCTCACATGACTTTG GTCAAGCAGGCAACCTCCACTATGAAGCAGGAGACCTCAGACAACAGTGTGTTTCATTTCTCCAGTTTATCAAAGTCTTTGTGCACAG ATATGTGGAACCTATCAGCTCCATGGATGCATGTCCAACCCACCCCTACGAGGAACTGGAAGCCCAGTTCCCCTCTGCTCTTCTGGAGGAGCTGTTTGGCATCACTCTCCTCATAGGACGTCTCAAAGACCTGCCTGCCAATGTTCAGAGTGCCTTCACTATACAGAACCCTGGAAAG ATTTTTCCTCCCTCGTGGCATTCTCTACACCTTCATCTCGACATCCACTGGTCCATCCTGGAGATCCTTCACATGCTTGGTTACAAGATGCAAG GCCAGGTGGTGTATGCCCACCAGTTTGTGAACCTGACAGGAGAGAACCTGACTGATTCCAGTCTGTTTGAAGAACACCTGTGCAGTCTGCTGTGTGACCTCACTGGTCTGGCCATAGGCAAATACAACAAG GTAAGGCCTACAGAGGCGCTGTGCAGCCATCACTACCTTTGCTCCTGCACCAAAGAACTGTGGGTTCTACTCATGCATCTGCTGGAATACAGGAAGAGAGTGTTGCACACACAG TCTTTTTGGAGCTACATGAACTTGTTGCTGAGGCCTCTGGTGTCAGGGAAGCCTGCAACAGAACAGTTCAGGGGCCTCCCCACTCACTGCAAAGACCCTCTGGGATTCACATGGTGGCTGGTCACTCATTTAGCAATGTTAGGCCAGTACAGTCGGAACGGGACCATCCAGCATGAG AATCATCTGGGTGATAACTGGGCTTTTGTGGAAGAACTGCTCAAGTTAACTTGTAATCCCAAG GGAGGTCTTGCAGAGGAGCAGGTTAGGATGCATGTCCACTGTAGTCtgagtgtctgtctgctgtgggATCCAAGCACCAGTGCCGTCTCCACACTTTGGGACTATTACAGCAAGAATCTG AGCGCTTCATTCACTGTGCCCTGGCTGGGGATGTCTGGCCTGGGCACTCTGTGCAAGACGCCCCTGGCTCTGCTGGAGCAGGCCCGCagctgctcctccccctctcccctccattCTCCGGGACACACCCAGCTCTACCGCTCAGCCAACTCCTTCCACATCTTCCTTCGAATGTTGGCCCTGTGCCTTGCACAGGACAGGGCTGGCGGAGTCCCACAGAGACAGATCAAAGGGAG GATTTACTCCAAGTTCTCCTCAAAGAAAATGCAGGAGTTGTCAGAGGCCGGCCTCATGAACTTCCTCTTGTTGTTTCTGGTGGTTGCCCGACAGATAGAGCTGGAGGACGTGGCCAGCAGAGCCTGTGAGTTGCTCGGCTTCCTTCCAGCCAGCTGCCCCCCTGGACATCGTACCCTTGTCTGGAGAGGACAGCTATCACTGCTTTTGTTGTTCCAG GAGAGGGGTCTGGATGTTGGTGCCCAGGCTAGTTGGCTAGCTTCCTCCTTTAATGAGACAGCCAAAGAGTTCTACAATAAGACCACAGAGGTCTCTCGCCGACTTGCCCTCTGGGGGCCACTTGGGTCCTATCTGGATGGCGTGTCCGAGGTGTTTGAGACAAGCACCAGTCTCAGCCTatcagaggagaagctgcttaATGAAGGGTTTGATTGGTTGCTGCCCGCTTGCCGCCAGACAGAGCTGAATTCTGCCTTGGGCTTTCTGCAGATTGTCCTCACCCAGCTCAG ACGGGTCCACCAGCGCAATGTCCAGCCAGCAACCACCTTCGCCTGGGCTCCCCTTACCACCAGTGTGGTGAAAGAGCGCCACCTAGCTGTAGCATCAGCTCTCTGGTTGCACTTCTTCCCCTTCCTGCGCAGCCTACGCCTCTCACAGACCCCTCCAGCACAGCTGGCAgatgctgctgcag GATTCACCCTGCTTGCATTTGATTTGCCCAGCTCTGCCCCCCAAGATCTTCAGCCCAACCCAGTCCAGTCCATCATGCAATGCTTTGGCTGGGACGACATGGTTCACCCACTTCTGGTGACTCGCTACCTTCCCCATCTGCTCCAAAACAG TGAGCTGGTGTCTTCACTAAGCGGTGACTCTGGTGCCGGTGTGTCAGGTTCGGCACAAAGCCTGTCGGTGAGGGCCTGGTTCAGATGTGTTCTACAGCAGCACCTTCACAAGAACCCAGATGGGTCTGACAGCAGAACAG GCCGCGCTGTGGAGGAGCAGTTGTGTGAACTGACCCGGCTCGTGCTGAGGCTTCCTGAAGTGGACAGTCTTCTGCAGAGAGCCGGCCTCCAGCCCACAGCCACCAGACTGGAGTCCAATCCAGCCCTGGAGATGTTTATCAAG GCTGTGGGCTGTGTGTACAGCGGACTGCAGACTTTGCCTGAGCGTTCAGCCATGGTGACCAGAGCCTTGGACTTCATCGGAGACATCCTGAAACACATTAAACCTTCTCTGGTCAGCAAGAACCAAGAGGGATTACAGCTGACCTACTGGGCTGTTG GCTGCATAGTGAAGCATTGGAGCCCCCTGCTGGCCACATCAAAAGCCCAGCAGCTGCTGTTCCGTATCGTGGATGGGCTGCTGCTTCCCCACAACCTCACACAGCAGGATAAAGCTCTCAGGGACAGCTTACCTATGTATCTACAG GGTTTGTCTGTGGCCTCCAGTGTGTCTCAGTCGCAGGGTGCCTacctgaagcagcagctccgTTCTGTTACCCGCAGATATCTGGATCATTTCCTTCCTGCCTCACCTTCCATAGGCATCATTGCCAACCACCCGGTGCTTCTGAGTTCCTGCGAGGCCAATTCAATCTCCCGGGGGCCAGTGCTGAGGAAGATCATCCTGGAGGTGCTCTG TGAGAGCTTCCTGCAGTTCAAAGGTTACACTCCTCCAGCACGTCTGGCGTCTGTCCTGATGTTTCTGTTAGAGCTTCTGAGACGAAATAGAGACTCAGACCCCGCCCTGCTCACATTGCCCCTCCCCTGTCTGCTGCGCTGTGTGATGCTCGTCAACGAACCGCAGG TGAAGAAGATAAGCACAGATGCTTTACAGCTTGTGGTGGAGCGATGTGCTGCAGCATCTACCGAGGGACCATGTGACCAGATCATCACTGTCTTACG GTCATTTGTGGAGGAGAATGAGGGAGTCTATGACCGGCAGGTGTACAGCACCTTGGAGACAGTGGCTGTTTTAGATTCCTCTGTGGTCCAAGCTCTCATTCCCaatctgtctctcagtctgagAAACACTGAGCACAAGAGAGGCCTGGGCAAGAACATCGCCTTGAG GACTGCGTATAGGAAGTTGCTGTCGCTCCTTGGGGAGAGTGGGCAGGTTGAAATAAGCAGTTTGGAAATTGCCTGA